One Castanea sativa cultivar Marrone di Chiusa Pesio chromosome 4, ASM4071231v1 DNA window includes the following coding sequences:
- the LOC142632070 gene encoding protein PHYTOCHROME KINASE SUBSTRATE 3-like, which yields MDADNNSKSLSSTAAFSSKHSTDGDSCVLKLAKLVQHPPPPITSSQTTPFPVCLGRNKSEEGEISVFGAERYFNMKLESGSLRTIVDSQANKHGLKKDNRNDLHYRRPKSRPGTPSISSDASWNRQTTLLQSALRKPSQYMDKKVNEKILFSGFICSWSCSDKKSIDIHKNNIGHEVKQGKEVRKKAIQFDLNPVILDRRSNRFQPRFQVKDELHGTSFERSGREEDVSLPISSCRVQNLTDRSQLEVEKIIREEPRMSLEVFGSHMIQKDDIAMNLERKLSMLTWDAIPKVQDFSTSSVTGGVHEDLGSDSSSDLFEIESLSSAVKPLFTRQASDGMSSCMTSTTKYEPSEASIEWSVVTASAADFSVVNTGYDEKKLEVNTKLSGVAKTKSIVDKDVQNSRPSGLLSCKSHKALNVVETAYRTNEKAKSESIQHQRLDASVSVGKLQHETKVKDF from the coding sequence ATGGATGCTGATAACAACAGCAAGAGTCTTAGCAGTACTGCTGCCTTTTCTTCTAAACACAGCACAGATGGAGATAGCTGTGTACTTAAGCTTGCCAAGTTAGTTCAGCATCCTCCTCCTCCCATCACTTCAAGCCAAACTACTCCCTTTCCGGTGTGCTTAGGGAGAAACAAGTCGGAAGAGGGTGAAATCAGTGTCTTTGGCGCTGAAAGATACTTCAACATGAAACTGGAGAGTGGCAGTCTTAGAACTATTGTAGACAGTCAAGCAAATAAGCATGGGCTTAAGAAAGATAACCGCAATGATCTTCACTACAGGAGGCCTAAGAGCAGGCCAGGAACTCCAAGCATAAGTTCTGATGCAAGTTGGAATAGACAAACCACTTTATTGCAAAGTGCCCTCAGGAAACCATCCCAATATATGGACAAGAAGGTAAATGAAAAGATACTTTTTTCTGGTTTTATCTGCAGTTGGTCTTGTTCAGATAAGAAGTCAATTGATATTCACAAGAATAATATTGGGCATGAAGTGAAGCAGGGAAAAGAGGTCAGGAAAAAAGCAATTCAGTTTGATCTCAATCCGGTCATTTTGGATAGAAGATCAAACCGGTTCCAACCACGATTTCAGGTGAAAGATGAGCTTCATGGCACAAGTTTTGAAAGGTCAGGCAGAGAAGAGGATGTTTCACTCCCTATTTCAAGTTGTAGGGTGCAAAATTTGACAGATAGATCACAGTTGGAAGTGGAGAAGATCATAAGAGAAGAACCACGAATGTCACTTGAGGTGTTTGGCTCCCATATGATACAGAAGGATGACATTGCAATGAACTTAGAGAGGAAACTCTCCATGCTAACTTGGGATGCTATTCCAAAAGTCCAAGACTTTTCCACTAGTTCTGTCACTGGAGGAGTGCATGAAGATTTGGGGAGTGATTCTAGTTCAGATCTCTTTGAGATAGAGAGCCTATCCAGCGCTGTAAAGCCTTTGTTCACAAGGCAAGCATCTGATGGCATGTCTAGCTGTATGACCTCCACCACCAAGTATGAACCAAGTGAGGCCAGCATTGAGTGGAGTGTGGTCACAGCCAGTGCTGCTGATTTCTCAGTTGTCAATACAGGCTATGATGAAAAGAAACTGGAAGTAAATACTAAGCTTTCTGGTGTAGCCAAAACCAAATCCATAGTGGACAAGGATGTGCAAAATAGTCGTCCAAGTGGACTACTGAGTTGTAAGAGTCACAAAGCACTCAATGTTGTTGAAACTGCATATAGGACTAATGAGAAGGCAAAATCTGAGTCAATACAGCATCAAAGGTTGGATGCCTCTGTGTCAGTTGGGAAGCTACAGCATGAGACTAAGGTGAAAGACTTTTGA